A genomic segment from Candidatus Desulfarcum epimagneticum encodes:
- a CDS encoding Amino acid-binding protein, translating into MKLRQISLSIENSPGRLRKVTKALGEAGINLRALSLFDSSGLGLLRILVSDVPAARRVMMENHLPAYVEEVVAAEVEDRPGSLSELLKILMDHDITVSYTYAFVGMSAGNAVMIFRFNDNDRAIEVLKENGVRLLDSEAFGILESE; encoded by the coding sequence ATGAAGCTGAGACAAATTTCGCTTTCCATCGAAAATTCCCCCGGCCGTCTGCGCAAAGTGACCAAAGCCCTGGGAGAGGCCGGCATCAACTTAAGGGCGCTGAGTCTGTTTGATTCTTCCGGACTGGGCCTGTTAAGGATTCTCGTGTCCGATGTCCCGGCCGCCAGGCGGGTGATGATGGAAAACCACCTTCCGGCGTATGTGGAGGAGGTGGTGGCGGCGGAGGTGGAAGACCGTCCGGGAAGCCTTTCCGAACTTCTTAAAATTTTGATGGACCACGATATCACCGTGTCATACACCTACGCCTTTGTGGGGATGTCCGCGGGAAACGCGGTGATGATTTTTCGTTTTAACGACAATGACCGGGCCATCGAAGTCCTGAAAGAAAACGGCGTCCGCCTGC
- a CDS encoding putative Peptidylprolyl isomerase (Evidence 3 : Putative function from multiple computational evidences) produces the protein MTIQKIITAALILAFSWTAPDAPAQAKDPIKKQAPNQAKKAKPAVLATVNGAPVSRESYDYLLTQITQGEKIADPARLSKIREKVMDHLIVRELLFAQSVKQNIKISDPETEQKIKEMENMSGETLEDHLKSRGISREFLKHFFTRSMAIERLIKQDIIPGVTVPEKEVRELYDRYPEISVSPERVRASHILIQSGPHDSQAALEKIRGIREELRKGADFAGLARKHSQCPSGKKGGDLDFFTQGQMARPFSKAAFSLKPGEISDIVKTRFGYHIIKATDRKPASKMGFEDIKDRVSGFLKQKKEYEAIEAYGQRLKEKADIRRMDRTD, from the coding sequence ATGACCATTCAAAAAATCATCACGGCGGCGCTGATTCTGGCCTTTTCCTGGACCGCCCCCGACGCCCCGGCCCAGGCAAAAGACCCGATTAAAAAACAGGCCCCGAATCAGGCGAAAAAAGCGAAACCCGCCGTCCTGGCCACCGTCAACGGCGCCCCCGTCTCCCGCGAGAGCTATGACTACTTATTGACCCAGATCACCCAGGGAGAGAAAATCGCGGATCCGGCGCGCCTTTCAAAGATCAGGGAAAAAGTCATGGACCATCTCATCGTCCGGGAGCTGCTTTTCGCCCAAAGCGTCAAACAAAACATCAAAATCTCAGACCCGGAAACGGAGCAAAAAATAAAAGAGATGGAGAACATGAGCGGGGAAACTCTGGAGGATCATCTCAAGTCCAGGGGAATCTCCCGCGAGTTTCTCAAACATTTTTTCACCCGCTCCATGGCCATCGAAAGGCTCATCAAGCAAGACATCATCCCAGGCGTGACCGTTCCGGAAAAGGAGGTCCGGGAGCTTTACGACCGATACCCCGAGATATCCGTGTCTCCTGAAAGGGTCCGCGCCAGCCATATCCTGATCCAGTCAGGCCCCCACGACTCCCAGGCGGCGCTGGAAAAGATACGGGGAATCCGGGAAGAGCTGAGAAAAGGCGCCGACTTCGCCGGGCTGGCCCGGAAACATTCCCAGTGCCCCAGCGGCAAAAAAGGGGGGGACCTGGATTTTTTCACCCAGGGCCAGATGGCCAGGCCCTTTTCCAAAGCGGCCTTCAGCTTAAAGCCCGGGGAGATCAGCGACATTGTGAAAACCCGCTTCGGGTACCATATCATCAAGGCGACGGACCGAAAGCCGGCTTCAAAGATGGGCTTTGAAGATATAAAAGACAGAGTCTCGGGATTTTTGAAACAAAAAAAAGAGTACGAAGCCATTGAAGCCTACGGACAAAGGCTCAAAGAAAAAGCCGACATCCGCCGAATGGACCGGACGGATTAA
- a CDS encoding DNA mismatch repair protein MutS — protein sequence MEPVKIPIRDVLDLHFFHPRDIPDLLSEYISECLKKEIFRVRIIHGKGKGVQRRRTWAFLEQHPAVRSYGHAPPQAGGWGATVAELRPPSP from the coding sequence ATGGAGCCTGTCAAAATTCCGATCAGGGATGTCCTGGACCTTCACTTTTTTCATCCCCGGGATATCCCGGATCTTCTTTCCGAGTATATCTCCGAATGCCTGAAAAAGGAGATTTTTCGCGTCCGGATCATCCACGGGAAGGGAAAGGGGGTCCAGAGACGCCGGACATGGGCGTTTTTAGAACAGCATCCCGCCGTGAGGTCGTATGGCCACGCGCCGCCCCAGGCCGGGGGCTGGGGCGCCACCGTGGCGGAGCTTCGGCCCCCGTCCCCATAA
- the ispH gene encoding 4-hydroxy-3-methylbut-2-enyl diphosphate reductase, with the protein MNIRVAKTAGFCMGVRRAVDLALETVEKHGGTARSFGPLIHNSQVLEFLKERGVRVLDDIPKKGSGAVIIRAHGVPPQTRERLSRAGFNIVDATCPRVIKVQTIIETHAARGHAAIIAGDRDHPEVSGLLGYSDGQGHVIDSLESVKSLPVFEKAIIVAQTTQNIEFYDQIKKWAAGRRPHYKIFDTICHSTARRQNEVRDMARRADIFVVVGGKNSGNTRRLAEVARESGKPARHIETEAELDPSAVEGRRNVCVTAGASTPDWIIERVVKKIESPGRG; encoded by the coding sequence ATGAATATACGCGTGGCGAAAACAGCGGGCTTTTGCATGGGCGTCCGCCGGGCCGTGGACCTCGCCCTTGAAACGGTCGAAAAACACGGCGGGACGGCGCGCTCCTTCGGCCCCCTGATTCATAATTCCCAGGTCCTTGAATTTTTGAAGGAACGGGGCGTTCGGGTTTTGGACGACATCCCGAAGAAAGGATCGGGGGCTGTGATTATCCGGGCCCACGGCGTTCCCCCCCAAACCCGGGAGCGCCTTTCGCGGGCCGGTTTCAATATTGTGGACGCCACCTGCCCCCGGGTCATCAAAGTCCAGACCATCATCGAGACACACGCGGCCCGGGGACACGCCGCCATCATCGCCGGAGACCGGGACCATCCCGAGGTGTCGGGGCTTCTGGGATATTCCGACGGACAGGGCCATGTCATCGACTCCCTTGAGAGCGTCAAATCCCTTCCCGTCTTTGAAAAGGCCATCATTGTGGCCCAGACCACCCAGAATATTGAATTTTACGATCAAATCAAAAAATGGGCCGCCGGGCGCCGCCCCCATTACAAAATTTTTGACACCATCTGCCATTCCACCGCCCGAAGGCAGAACGAGGTGCGGGACATGGCCCGGCGCGCCGATATATTCGTTGTCGTGGGCGGGAAGAACAGCGGCAACACCCGGCGTCTGGCCGAGGTCGCCCGGGAGTCGGGAAAACCCGCCCGCCACATCGAAACCGAGGCCGAACTGGACCCTTCCGCCGTGGAAGGACGCCGGAATGTCTGCGTCACCGCCGGGGCGTCCACTCCCGACTGGATCATTGAGCGGGTGGTGAAAAAAATAGAGTCGCCGGGGCGGGGTTGA
- a CDS encoding RNA-binding protein: MCEANAYLLKGEDEVLVMEAVDTMEPEEGGILIKNIFGEQKFLNAEIFSLSLVDHRVILKERGA; the protein is encoded by the coding sequence ATGTGCGAGGCAAACGCTTATCTGCTGAAAGGCGAGGATGAGGTTTTGGTGATGGAGGCGGTGGACACGATGGAGCCCGAGGAGGGGGGGATTTTGATCAAAAATATTTTCGGGGAGCAGAAATTTTTAAACGCCGAAATTTTCTCCCTTTCCCTGGTGGACCACCGGGTGATTCTCAAAGAGAGGGGCGCTTGA
- a CDS encoding conserved hypothetical protein (Evidence 4 : Unknown function but conserved in other organisms) has translation MKSICVIDGQGGGMGSAAIKKLKERFGEEVAIIALGTNAIATATMIKAKANRGATGENAIVQTVKKVDVIIGPMSVMMAHAMMGEVTPGIAEAVALSPARKLLIPLARENVEIIGVSGMPLPRLIDLLIEEHLKDF, from the coding sequence ATGAAATCCATATGCGTCATAGACGGGCAGGGCGGCGGCATGGGAAGCGCGGCCATTAAAAAACTCAAGGAGCGCTTCGGCGAGGAGGTGGCCATCATCGCGCTGGGCACGAACGCCATCGCCACGGCCACCATGATCAAAGCAAAGGCCAACCGGGGCGCCACAGGGGAAAACGCCATTGTCCAGACCGTGAAAAAGGTCGATGTGATCATCGGGCCCATGAGCGTGATGATGGCGCACGCCATGATGGGGGAGGTGACCCCGGGGATCGCCGAGGCCGTGGCGCTGAGCCCGGCCCGAAAGCTTCTTATCCCCCTTGCGCGGGAGAATGTGGAGATCATCGGCGTCTCGGGCATGCCCCTGCCGCGTCTTATTGACCTTTTGATTGAAGAGCATTTAAAAGATTTTTAG
- a CDS encoding conserved hypothetical protein (Evidence 4 : Unknown function but conserved in other organisms): MRGVLSIHIIIDGYNMIRRSRFLEDGGGDIRKERDGLIDFLSRYREIRSHDITVVFDGTRAPGFMPRRDRVRGVDVVFSRKGESADSVIMRMSSADQERALVVSSDRAVSDFAASKGSATIRSRRFEARVARVLFDGSEDENGAAGRVARKRKKGPGRRLSKRMRRNRIKIRKI; this comes from the coding sequence TTGAGGGGCGTTTTGTCCATTCATATTATCATCGACGGCTACAACATGATTCGCCGCTCCCGTTTCCTGGAAGACGGCGGCGGGGACATCCGGAAGGAAAGGGATGGGCTCATTGATTTTCTTTCCCGGTACCGGGAAATCAGGTCCCACGACATCACCGTGGTCTTTGACGGGACCCGCGCCCCGGGCTTTATGCCCCGCCGGGACCGCGTCCGGGGCGTTGACGTGGTTTTTTCCCGAAAGGGAGAGAGCGCCGATTCCGTGATTATGCGAATGTCCTCGGCCGATCAGGAAAGGGCGCTGGTGGTCAGCTCGGACCGGGCCGTGTCCGATTTCGCCGCCTCAAAGGGATCGGCCACCATCAGGAGCCGGCGCTTTGAGGCGCGCGTGGCGCGCGTCCTTTTTGACGGATCGGAAGACGAGAATGGCGCCGCCGGGCGCGTGGCGCGGAAAAGAAAAAAAGGCCCGGGCCGGCGTCTTTCAAAAAGAATGCGGCGGAATCGAATCAAAATCAGAAAGATTTGA
- the spo0J gene encoding Stage 0 sporulation protein J, producing MKDNTMKNPKTPQGPAGAKRKKKALGRGLDSLIPAGTSYNEEKKYFECPVDLIRPNPNQPRTRFSDERLESLARSIQKQGVIQPILLRKEESGYELIAGERRLRAARKAGLSKVPAVIKNLSDKASLEISIVENVQREDLNPIEEAEAYGHLMSEFHLTQEQVAERVGKSRSTVANFLRLRNLPAPIIETLMDGSLGMGHARALLGADDPSIQMAAWRLVVSGGLSVRQTEALVKKLKKEDPAPKKTEKNPDQIYFSRVAEDLSRHFGARVQIRRRGKKGRLEIDFYSDDDLDRLLGMLKGD from the coding sequence ATGAAAGACAACACGATGAAAAATCCAAAAACACCACAGGGCCCCGCGGGGGCCAAAAGAAAAAAGAAGGCCCTTGGCAGGGGGCTGGACTCCCTGATCCCGGCCGGAACTTCCTACAATGAGGAAAAAAAATATTTTGAATGCCCCGTGGACCTCATCCGGCCCAATCCAAACCAGCCCCGGACACGATTTTCCGATGAGCGCCTGGAGTCCCTGGCCCGCTCCATCCAAAAGCAGGGCGTCATACAGCCCATTCTTTTGAGAAAAGAAGAGTCCGGATACGAGCTGATCGCCGGGGAAAGGCGTCTGAGGGCCGCCAGGAAGGCCGGTCTTTCCAAGGTGCCGGCGGTGATTAAAAATCTTTCGGACAAGGCGTCTTTGGAGATCTCCATTGTGGAGAATGTCCAGCGGGAGGACTTGAACCCCATTGAGGAGGCCGAGGCGTACGGCCATTTGATGTCCGAGTTTCATCTCACCCAGGAGCAGGTGGCCGAGCGGGTGGGCAAAAGCCGCTCCACAGTGGCCAATTTTTTAAGGCTGCGAAATCTTCCGGCCCCCATCATCGAGACCCTGATGGACGGCTCCCTGGGCATGGGGCACGCCCGGGCGCTTTTGGGGGCCGACGACCCGTCCATTCAAATGGCGGCGTGGCGTCTGGTGGTCTCCGGCGGCCTGTCGGTGAGACAGACCGAGGCTTTGGTCAAAAAACTCAAAAAAGAGGACCCGGCTCCGAAAAAGACGGAAAAGAATCCGGATCAGATCTATTTCTCCCGCGTGGCCGAGGACCTTTCCCGCCATTTCGGGGCCCGGGTCCAGATCCGGCGCCGGGGGAAAAAGGGGAGACTCGAGATTGATTTTTACAGCGATGATGATCTGGATCGCCTGCTGGGCATGCTTAAAGGGGATTGA
- the parA gene encoding Chromosome partitioning protein ParA — translation MSSYRIFTFSYPFFISFSNNNFYANAFCMSKTICVTNQKGGVGKTTTAINLSAALAVSEKKTLLVDCDPQANATTGLGIDKTRLENSLYHGLIGERDLADIIVDTEIDTLKLIPSRVELIGFEVEMMAESESESALRRFIGGARDSFEYIIIDCPPSLSLLTVNALTASDFMLVPLQCEFYALEGVGQLIHTMNRIRESFNPVLEIAGILLTMFDKRTNLSHQVAEDAERHFKDLVFSARIPRNIRLSEAPSFGKPILLYDAVSAGAQSYFELARELISRSAI, via the coding sequence ATGTCCTCCTATAGGATTTTTACGTTTTCATATCCTTTTTTTATATCCTTTTCAAACAATAATTTTTATGCTAATGCCTTTTGCATGTCTAAAACCATCTGTGTCACAAATCAGAAAGGGGGCGTGGGGAAAACCACCACGGCCATCAACCTTTCCGCGGCCCTGGCCGTTTCTGAAAAAAAAACCCTCCTGGTGGACTGCGATCCCCAGGCCAACGCCACCACGGGCCTTGGAATCGACAAAACGAGGCTGGAAAACTCCCTGTACCACGGCCTCATCGGGGAGCGGGACCTGGCGGACATTATCGTGGACACCGAAATCGACACATTGAAGCTTATCCCCTCCCGGGTGGAGCTGATCGGCTTTGAGGTGGAGATGATGGCCGAGTCCGAGTCCGAGTCGGCCCTTCGCCGGTTTATCGGCGGGGCCAGGGACTCTTTTGAGTATATCATCATCGACTGTCCGCCCTCATTGAGCCTTTTGACGGTGAACGCCCTGACCGCGTCGGATTTCATGCTGGTGCCCCTGCAATGCGAGTTCTACGCTCTGGAAGGGGTGGGGCAGCTGATTCACACCATGAACCGGATACGCGAAAGCTTCAATCCCGTTCTGGAGATCGCGGGCATTTTGCTGACCATGTTCGACAAACGCACCAACCTGTCCCACCAGGTGGCCGAGGATGCGGAAAGGCATTTTAAAGACCTGGTTTTTTCAGCCAGGATTCCCAGGAACATCCGGCTTTCCGAAGCGCCGAGTTTTGGAAAACCCATTCTTTTGTATGACGCGGTTTCAGCGGGCGCCCAAAGCTATTTTGAGCTGGCCCGCGAACTCATCAGCCGCTCAGCGATATAG
- a CDS encoding conserved exported hypothetical protein (Evidence 4 : Unknown function but conserved in other organisms), producing MTLIRKKMAGALAGIFVCAALTVLAAPGLSMAITAGEEEKIAEKFLKIVKAHFEIIDDPFIADYISGTGNKILSTFPKKAFDYHFYVIKENSYNAFAMPAGHIFINSGLIAAMENENELAGILSHEIAHVQLRHISQSIERGSKVSLLTAAGLLAGIFLGPGMGAAASNALAVGSLAAGHSIMLAHSREHEVQADQIGLKYLMKAGYSGAGLLTILKKMRDKTWFGPDHIPVYLTTHPAVKDRMAYIETQMKRRPVLKTRPDHPDFEKAKTRIAALYGDARLALNRFKNDTRKDPQNPMALYGYGLALAESGQNAQAEGFFLKALGERPFEPDILTDLGRVYYLQGDYGQALSALEGALAIRPGHIQALFFLARTRMAMKDYDAALDAVETVADRRPDYQNVLYLLGKTHGKKGDMGNAHYWLGLHHRKKEEWKTAIFHLKRALAGDFSAAKKEKIQKMIADASKKKRERERELEEEEERKKYQTWSKQRNFMVKVPRPWVADRRDVE from the coding sequence ATGACCCTGATTCGGAAGAAAATGGCGGGCGCCCTGGCCGGAATTTTTGTCTGCGCCGCCTTGACGGTCCTGGCGGCGCCGGGCCTTTCCATGGCCATCACCGCGGGCGAAGAGGAGAAAATCGCCGAAAAATTCTTAAAAATCGTAAAAGCGCATTTTGAAATCATCGACGATCCTTTTATCGCCGACTACATCTCCGGAACCGGAAACAAAATTTTATCGACTTTTCCCAAAAAGGCCTTTGATTACCATTTTTACGTCATCAAAGAAAACAGTTACAACGCCTTCGCCATGCCTGCGGGGCACATCTTCATCAACAGCGGCCTCATCGCGGCAATGGAAAATGAGAATGAGCTGGCGGGAATCCTTTCCCATGAAATCGCCCATGTCCAGCTCCGCCATATCTCCCAAAGCATCGAGAGGGGGTCCAAAGTGTCGCTCCTCACCGCCGCCGGGCTGCTCGCCGGCATTTTCCTGGGGCCGGGAATGGGGGCGGCGGCGTCAAACGCCCTGGCCGTCGGGTCTTTGGCCGCCGGTCATTCCATCATGCTGGCCCACAGCCGGGAACACGAGGTCCAGGCGGACCAGATCGGCCTTAAATACCTGATGAAAGCCGGCTACAGCGGCGCCGGACTTTTGACCATCTTAAAAAAAATGCGGGACAAAACATGGTTCGGGCCTGATCATATTCCCGTTTATCTCACCACCCACCCGGCGGTGAAGGACCGCATGGCCTACATTGAGACCCAGATGAAGCGCCGGCCTGTCTTGAAAACCCGGCCGGACCACCCGGACTTTGAAAAGGCCAAAACCCGGATCGCCGCGCTTTACGGCGACGCCCGCCTGGCCCTGAACCGTTTTAAAAACGACACCCGCAAAGACCCTCAAAACCCCATGGCCCTCTACGGCTACGGCCTGGCCCTGGCCGAGTCCGGCCAAAACGCCCAGGCCGAGGGGTTTTTTCTCAAAGCCCTTGGGGAAAGGCCCTTTGAGCCGGATATCTTGACCGACCTGGGCCGGGTCTATTATCTTCAGGGGGATTACGGGCAGGCGCTCAGCGCCCTGGAGGGGGCCCTGGCCATCCGGCCCGGACACATCCAGGCTCTTTTTTTCCTGGCGCGGACCCGCATGGCCATGAAAGATTACGACGCCGCGCTCGACGCCGTTGAAACCGTGGCGGACCGGCGGCCGGATTACCAAAACGTCCTTTACCTGCTGGGAAAAACACATGGAAAGAAAGGGGACATGGGAAACGCCCACTACTGGCTGGGTCTTCACCACCGAAAAAAAGAGGAATGGAAAACCGCCATTTTTCATCTGAAACGGGCGCTGGCCGGCGACTTTTCCGCGGCGAAAAAGGAGAAGATTCAAAAAATGATCGCCGACGCGTCCAAAAAAAAGCGGGAGCGGGAACGGGAGCTGGAGGAGGAAGAGGAGAGAAAAAAATATCAGACCTGGTCGAAACAGCGGAACTTCATGGTGAAAGTGCCCCGCCCCTGGGTGGCGGATCGAAGGGACGTGGAATAG
- the fusA gene encoding Elongation factor G 2 — MNRLPKCKVIFERALGTQFGHAGLTPENKTAAISPEGRRALVRLMSKKSKIDQIRNIGVIAHIDAGKTTVTERILYYTGRSHKLGEVHDGEAQMDWMPDEQERGITITSAVTACRWKDCDIQIIDTPGHVDFTIEVERSLRVLDGAVGVFCAVGGVEPQSETVWRQADRYRVPKIAFINKLDRVGADFGHAVDMMRERLGANPLILQIPVGLEDHFSGVIDLIFMKEIVWDDDTLGESYEEKEISSDLMEEAEKARERLIESLAEADDEFMEAYLSDSPDDLITPAAIIAALRRATIALKAAPILCGSALKNKGIQPLLDAIRHFLPSPGDIPPVKGADPETGEEVDFPPTDSSPLAALIFKVAMIEGRKLSYARVYSGVMKAGSQVYNPSRKCDEKLSRILKMHANKRERIQAAGAGAIVGVVGLKDSSTGETLCARSRPALLETMRFEDPVMSIAVEPKTRADQDKIEAVFKKFMEEDPTVKVKIDPDTGQTLLSGMGELHIEVVVSRMKREFNIDVNTGKPQVVRRETLARKSEASAFFDREINGRRHFARVSIALSPLERGAGNRFVCRADPSETPEEFVGAVEKGVRESFESGALMGYPVTDVEAVLTGGEYRESLGSDLAYSVSGSMACQEALSKGEPFFLEPIMDVEVFVPEAFVGEVIGDLNARGGKVGSIDHKSDIQIILVRAPLSRMFGYSTSLRSATQGRGTFTMKFRCFDQV; from the coding sequence ATGAATCGGCTTCCAAAATGTAAAGTTATTTTTGAGCGAGCCCTTGGCACACAATTCGGACACGCCGGTTTAACGCCGGAAAATAAAACGGCCGCCATCTCGCCGGAGGGGCGGCGCGCCCTGGTTCGCCTTATGAGTAAGAAATCAAAAATAGACCAAATCCGAAACATCGGCGTCATCGCCCACATCGACGCCGGGAAAACCACAGTCACCGAGCGGATTCTTTATTACACCGGCCGCTCCCACAAGCTGGGGGAGGTTCATGACGGGGAGGCCCAGATGGACTGGATGCCCGACGAGCAGGAGCGGGGCATCACCATCACCTCGGCCGTCACCGCCTGCCGGTGGAAAGACTGCGACATCCAGATCATCGACACCCCGGGGCATGTGGATTTCACCATTGAGGTGGAGCGCTCCTTGAGAGTCCTGGACGGCGCGGTGGGGGTTTTTTGCGCCGTGGGAGGCGTGGAGCCCCAGTCAGAGACCGTGTGGCGCCAGGCGGACCGGTACCGGGTTCCCAAAATCGCCTTTATCAACAAGCTGGACCGCGTGGGCGCCGATTTCGGCCATGCCGTGGACATGATGAGAGAGCGTCTGGGCGCCAATCCCCTGATCCTGCAAATTCCCGTCGGCCTGGAAGACCATTTTTCCGGGGTCATTGATCTTATCTTCATGAAAGAGATCGTGTGGGATGACGACACCCTGGGCGAGTCTTATGAGGAAAAGGAGATTTCGTCCGATTTGATGGAGGAGGCGGAAAAAGCCCGTGAGCGGCTCATTGAATCCTTAGCCGAGGCCGACGACGAGTTCATGGAGGCGTATCTTTCCGACTCCCCCGACGATCTGATCACCCCTGCGGCCATCATCGCGGCGCTTCGAAGGGCGACCATCGCCCTGAAAGCGGCGCCCATTCTTTGCGGCAGCGCCCTTAAAAACAAGGGCATCCAGCCCCTTCTGGACGCCATCCGTCATTTTCTCCCCAGCCCGGGGGATATCCCCCCGGTCAAGGGCGCCGATCCCGAGACAGGGGAGGAGGTCGACTTTCCCCCCACGGATTCATCCCCCCTGGCGGCCCTGATTTTTAAGGTCGCCATGATCGAGGGCCGGAAACTGTCCTATGCGCGGGTGTACAGCGGCGTGATGAAGGCCGGCTCCCAGGTTTACAATCCGTCCCGGAAATGCGATGAAAAATTGTCCCGGATCCTTAAGATGCACGCCAACAAAAGGGAGCGGATTCAGGCCGCCGGGGCCGGCGCCATTGTGGGAGTGGTGGGCCTGAAGGACTCTTCCACCGGGGAGACGCTTTGCGCCCGGTCCCGTCCCGCGCTTCTGGAAACAATGAGATTCGAGGATCCGGTCATGTCCATCGCGGTGGAGCCCAAGACCCGCGCGGACCAGGACAAAATCGAGGCGGTTTTTAAAAAATTTATGGAAGAAGACCCCACCGTGAAGGTGAAAATCGACCCGGACACCGGCCAGACCCTTTTGTCCGGGATGGGGGAGCTGCATATCGAGGTGGTGGTCAGCCGCATGAAAAGGGAGTTCAATATTGATGTCAACACCGGCAAACCCCAGGTGGTGCGCCGGGAAACCCTGGCCCGCAAAAGCGAGGCGTCCGCCTTTTTTGATCGTGAGATCAACGGGCGGCGCCACTTCGCCCGGGTGTCCATCGCCCTGTCTCCCCTGGAAAGGGGGGCGGGGAATCGCTTTGTCTGCCGGGCCGACCCCTCCGAGACGCCCGAGGAGTTTGTCGGCGCCGTTGAAAAGGGGGTCCGGGAGTCCTTTGAGAGCGGGGCGCTTATGGGGTACCCGGTGACGGACGTGGAGGCCGTTTTGACGGGCGGGGAATACCGGGAGTCCCTGGGATCGGATCTGGCCTATTCCGTGAGCGGGTCCATGGCCTGCCAGGAGGCGCTGTCAAAGGGAGAGCCCTTTTTCTTAGAGCCCATCATGGATGTGGAGGTGTTTGTTCCCGAGGCGTTCGTGGGCGAGGTGATCGGGGATCTCAACGCCCGGGGCGGGAAGGTCGGGTCCATCGACCACAAGTCCGATATCCAGATCATTCTCGTCCGGGCCCCGCTTTCGCGGATGTTCGGCTATTCCACGTCCCTTCGATCCGCCACCCAGGGGCGGGGCACTTTCACCATGAAGTTCCGCTGTTTCGACCAGGTCTGA
- a CDS encoding Colicin V production protein: MGESLFKRVGFNGIIMNPVDMGIAAAGVFCVARGFFRGFIREIASIAGILGGLFLAWAYFEEAAAFIKAAFPVLAYSKILGFAGIFLGVVAAASLSGAAIRRLARAVSLGAMDRAMGGLLGTMKGILAVWVALSAMILFLPGGPGMVRDSRLAPHVFNVSEKAFEMFSGSFGGAFQEKIEAVKKAWEAGAGARGKK; the protein is encoded by the coding sequence ATGGGAGAGAGTTTATTTAAGCGCGTGGGGTTTAATGGAATCATTATGAATCCGGTGGATATGGGAATAGCGGCCGCGGGGGTGTTTTGCGTGGCCCGGGGTTTTTTTCGGGGGTTTATCCGGGAGATCGCCTCCATCGCGGGAATTTTGGGGGGGCTGTTTCTGGCCTGGGCCTATTTTGAGGAGGCAGCCGCTTTCATCAAAGCCGCGTTCCCGGTCCTGGCGTATTCCAAGATACTGGGGTTCGCCGGGATTTTCCTGGGGGTCGTGGCGGCGGCGAGTCTGTCCGGCGCGGCCATCCGGCGTCTGGCCCGGGCCGTTTCCCTTGGGGCCATGGACCGGGCCATGGGGGGGCTTTTGGGAACGATGAAAGGGATTCTGGCGGTCTGGGTGGCGCTCAGCGCCATGATCCTGTTTTTGCCGGGCGGCCCCGGAATGGTCCGGGATTCCCGGCTGGCCCCCCATGTGTTCAACGTGTCCGAAAAGGCGTTTGAGATGTTTTCCGGGTCTTTTGGGGGCGCCTTTCAGGAAAAGATCGAGGCGGTCAAAAAGGCGTGGGAAGCGGGCGCGGGCGCCCGGGGGAAAAAATAA